Proteins from a single region of Chitinivibrionia bacterium:
- a CDS encoding radical SAM protein, whose amino-acid sequence MKKPILLHYYITDNCNAKCEFCDIWKQKGAGSAKYYDVERNLSAARQLGAKFVDFTGGEPLLNPDLPKFLDFAKKKKFITSITTNAVLFEKFAPQLKGKVDLLHFSIGGNKETHDKIRGVKSFDTMIKAIDVALKNNLVPDLLFTYTDENIDCFEEVYEIAHSRKLMLILDPVFSTDGKNLLSAQTQIKAKKFAKKAGVYLNSAHLKLREKGGNNPQSPTCKATDSTIVILPDDTLALPCFHRVKTKLKIDGNLQEILKSDKVAEFRKLQGKFEICENCHINCYMDASYQYSVNSFFFSSILSKLKYSYWKYLIFRRKLPF is encoded by the coding sequence ATGAAAAAGCCGATACTTCTTCATTATTACATTACCGATAATTGCAACGCCAAATGCGAATTTTGTGATATATGGAAACAAAAGGGAGCAGGTAGCGCAAAATATTATGATGTTGAACGCAACCTCAGCGCCGCAAGACAACTTGGAGCAAAGTTTGTCGATTTCACGGGAGGTGAGCCGCTTCTTAATCCCGATTTGCCGAAATTTCTTGATTTTGCCAAAAAGAAAAAATTTATTACAAGCATAACCACAAACGCCGTTTTGTTTGAAAAATTCGCGCCGCAATTAAAAGGAAAAGTTGATTTACTGCATTTCAGCATAGGCGGAAACAAAGAAACACACGACAAAATACGCGGCGTAAAATCTTTCGATACAATGATAAAAGCGATAGATGTCGCGTTAAAAAACAACCTTGTCCCCGACCTGCTTTTTACATATACCGATGAAAACATCGACTGTTTTGAAGAAGTTTATGAAATCGCACACTCGCGCAAACTAATGCTGATTTTAGACCCTGTTTTCTCGACCGACGGCAAAAACTTACTCTCGGCGCAAACACAAATTAAAGCAAAAAAATTTGCGAAAAAAGCGGGCGTTTATCTGAATTCGGCTCATCTGAAGCTTCGTGAAAAAGGCGGAAACAATCCGCAAAGCCCTACTTGCAAAGCGACAGACAGCACTATCGTTATTTTGCCTGACGACACACTTGCACTCCCCTGCTTTCACAGAGTAAAAACTAAACTCAAAATCGACGGAAATTTACAAGAAATTCTTAAAAGCGATAAGGTCGCCGAGTTTAGAAAATTGCAGGGAAAATTTGAAATTTGCGAGAATTGCCACATAAATTGCTATATGGATGCGTCTTATCAATATTCTGTAAATTCATTCTTTTTTTCCTCAATTTTGTCGAAATTGAAATATTCGTATTGGAAATATCTTATTTTCAGAAGAAAATTACCGTTTTGA
- the pyk gene encoding pyruvate kinase: MLPKKTKIICTLGPSTNIEVLRDMVKAGMNVARLNMSHGSYEEQAGRVAMVKQVREELGIPVAILLDTKGPEFRIKTFKNGKEFLERGAKFTLTHEEVEGDNARISISYPELYKHLKVGDTVLADDGNIEFRVESIEGKDVVMSVIAGGVLSNRKSLNFPGIHIDMEYMSDIDKKDIAFGIEQGVEWIALSFVRCKEDVEAVREYLKTINGSDTALISKIENQSGVDNMDSIIELSDGIMVARGDMGVEIDFEKLPSIQKHLIKNCYRAGKVVITATQMLETMINNPRPTRAEISDVANAIYDGTSATMLSGETAAGKYPVEAVRTMAKIIEETEKNVNYKKRFLNFEVEIKTIDNAISHSAVNAAFNLNAQAIITLTFSGTAAQKISRFRPIAPIISATTSQRTYFRMALNWGVIPTFAEEKTSSDELIAHATECALKTGMVKEGDLVVIVAGTPVGISGNTNTIKIQRV, translated from the coding sequence ATGCTACCTAAAAAAACAAAAATTATATGTACACTCGGACCTTCAACTAATATCGAAGTTTTGAGAGATATGGTAAAGGCGGGTATGAACGTTGCTCGTCTAAATATGTCGCACGGCTCATACGAAGAACAAGCGGGAAGAGTCGCGATGGTAAAACAAGTTCGTGAAGAGTTAGGAATTCCCGTTGCGATATTACTCGACACCAAAGGACCAGAATTCAGAATAAAAACATTCAAAAACGGAAAAGAATTCCTCGAAAGAGGCGCAAAATTCACGTTAACGCACGAAGAAGTAGAAGGCGACAATGCGCGCATATCCATATCTTATCCTGAGTTGTATAAACATCTCAAAGTAGGCGACACGGTTTTGGCGGACGACGGAAACATCGAATTTCGCGTAGAAAGCATAGAAGGCAAAGATGTTGTTATGTCCGTGATTGCAGGCGGAGTTTTGTCCAACAGAAAATCGCTTAATTTCCCCGGCATTCATATTGATATGGAATATATGTCCGACATCGACAAAAAAGACATTGCTTTCGGAATTGAGCAAGGCGTAGAATGGATAGCGTTGAGTTTTGTTCGTTGCAAAGAAGATGTTGAAGCAGTGCGCGAATACCTTAAAACCATAAACGGCTCGGATACTGCTCTTATAAGCAAAATTGAAAACCAAAGCGGCGTGGACAATATGGATTCAATCATAGAATTAAGCGACGGAATAATGGTGGCGCGCGGCGATATGGGCGTTGAAATCGACTTTGAAAAATTGCCGAGCATTCAAAAACATCTTATTAAGAACTGCTACAGAGCAGGCAAAGTTGTGATAACTGCAACGCAAATGCTTGAAACTATGATAAACAATCCGCGTCCGACCAGAGCCGAAATAAGCGACGTTGCAAACGCTATTTACGACGGCACTTCTGCTACAATGCTCAGCGGCGAAACAGCGGCGGGCAAATATCCCGTAGAAGCGGTAAGAACGATGGCGAAAATAATCGAAGAGACCGAAAAGAATGTAAACTACAAGAAAAGATTTTTAAATTTTGAAGTTGAAATCAAAACCATAGACAACGCCATATCGCACTCAGCGGTTAATGCCGCATTTAACTTGAATGCACAAGCGATAATAACTTTGACGTTTTCGGGAACGGCGGCGCAAAAAATCAGCCGCTTCAGACCTATTGCGCCTATTATAAGCGCTACCACTTCGCAAAGAACATATTTCAGAATGGCGCTTAACTGGGGAGTTATACCGACTTTTGCCGAAGAAAAAACCAGTAGCGACGAGCTCATTGCTCACGC